A region from the Triticum aestivum cultivar Chinese Spring chromosome 3D, IWGSC CS RefSeq v2.1, whole genome shotgun sequence genome encodes:
- the LOC123080452 gene encoding autophagy-related protein 18a, translating to MATPALPNPSPLLDHPLPPEPKPRRETKVWKPKVRDPDAQEPAAAAQDPEEDAPEEPEPEQDEGPEPPPLPTDAIEPTPSGGEEDTDDTSSVSSATAATDASAAAAATGGKTERPFPAATDLLHISYNQDYGCFAAGTKTGFRIYNCDPFREIFRRDLGPSPAATAEPEAAQALHQPPVAGGGGGGGIGVVEMLFRCNILALVGGGDAPHYPPNKVMIWDDHQSRCIGELSFKSPVRGVRLRRDRIVVVLENKIFVYNFADLKLVQQIETAPNPKGLCSVSQQPGSIVLVCPGAQKGQIRVEHYGARKTKFINAHASRVACFALSQDGRLIATASTKGTLVRIFNAAEGNLLQEVRRGADRAEIYSLAFSNNLQYLAVSSDKGTIHVFNLKINVGLTTNDKPLPAPDADVPHMSPSFSFIKGVLPKYFHSEWSVAQFRLHEGEQYIVAFGHEKNTVAVVGMDGSFYRCQFDPVNGGEMQQLECHNFLKPSDQP from the exons ATGGCGACGCCCGCCCtaccaaaccctagcccgctcctcgACCACCCGCTGCCGCCCGAGCCCAAGCCGCGCCGGGAGACCAAGGTGTGGAAGCCCAAGGTCCGGGACCCGGACGCGCAGGAGCCGGCGGCGGCCGCGCAGGATCCGGAGGAAGACGCGCCCGAGGAGCCCGAGCCCGAGCAGGACGAgggcccggagccgccgcccctccccaCCGACGCGATCGAGCCCACCCCGTCCGGCGGCGAGGAGGACACCGACGACACCTCCTCGgtctcctccgccaccgccgccaccgacgcctccgccgccgcggccgccacgGGGGGCAAGACGGAGAGGCCGTTCCCGGCGGCCACGGACCTGCTCCACATCTCCTACAACCAGGACTACGGCTGCTTCGCGGCGGGGACCAAGACGGGCTTCCGCATCTACAACTGCGACCCCTTCCGCGAGATCTTCCGCCGCGACCTCGgcccctcccccgccgccaccgccgaaccCGAGGCCGCCCAGGCCCTCCACCAGCCCCCcgtcgcgggcggcgggggcggcggcggcatcgGCGTGGTGGAGATGCTCTTCCGCTGCAACATACTGGCGCTCGTCGGGGGCGGGGACGCGCCCCACTACCCGCCCAACAAGGTCATGATCTGGGACGACCACCAGAGCCGCTGCATCGGGGAGCTCTCCTTCAAGTCCCCCGTGCGCGGCGTCCGCCTCCGCCGCGACCGCATCGTCGTCGTGCTCGAGAACAAGATCTTCGTCTACAACTTCGCCGACCTCAAGCTGGTGCAGCAGATTGAGACAGCGCCCAACCCCAAGGGCCTGTGCTCTGTGTCGCAGCAGCCTGGGTCCATTGTGTTGGTTTGCCCTGGTGCGCAGAAGGGGCAGATCAGGGTCGAGCACTATGGTGCCAGGAAGACCAAGTTTATCAATGCGCACGCCTCCCGTGTCGCGTGCTTCGCGTTGTCCCAGGATGGGAGGCTCATTGCCACCGCAAGCACCAAGGGGACACTTGTGAGGATCTTTAATGCTGCCGAGGGCAACCTTCTCCAGGAA GTAAGGAGAGGTGCTGACAGAGCAGAGATATATAGCTTGGCTTTCTCAAATAATTTACAGTATTTGGCTGTATCTAGTGATAAAGGAACAATTCATGTGTTCAATTTAAAGATAAATGTTGGTTTGACCACAAATGATAAGCCTCTGCCAGCTCCAGACGCTGATGTTCCCCACATGAGTCCATCATTCTCCTTTATTAAAG GTGTGCTACCTAAATATTTCCACTCGGAGTGGTCTGTTGCTCAATTCAGGCTCCATGAGGGTGAGCAATACATCGTCGCATTTGGCCATGAGAAGAATACCGTGGCAGTTGTTGGCATGGACGGAAG CTTCTACCGGTgccagtttgacccagtcaatggAGGAGAAATGCAGCAGCTGGAATGCCACAATTTCCTAAAACCATCAGATCAACCGTAG
- the LOC123080449 gene encoding autophagy-related protein 18a-like, with amino-acid sequence MSPSFSFIKGVLPKYFHSEWSVAQFRLHEGEQYIVAFGHEKNTVAVVGMDGSFYRCQFDPVNGGEMQQLECHNFLKPSDQP; translated from the exons ATGAGTCCATCATTCTCCTTTATTAAAG GTGTGCTACCTAAATATTTCCACTCGGAGTGGTCTGTTGCTCAATTCAGGCTCCATGAGGGTGAGCAATACATCGTCGCATTTGGCCATGAGAAGAATACCGTGGCAGTTGTTGGCATGGACGGAAG CTTCTACCGGTgccagtttgacccagtcaatggAGGAGAAATGCAGCAGCTGGAATGCCACAATTTCCTAAAACCATCAGATCAACCGTAG
- the LOC123080450 gene encoding uncharacterized protein, with translation MNTTMEAQVCKNYTERWVNKYVEPRKSIDRVEGFVIVAAVFMIALAILSPRRRQSRSIIIRYGVGGVFILSFPLLSYTVGLMQAGKIKNELYPVWAMFLAMLFGGTSSMSVQKLDQNKQPMKLYCDCLLFTMCASTVLGGFIYTFGMKHSSSRLVPFIGCLFVVGFLLGIKMAEQWGAAFLASKPSSDNGIKWLARYMKGEHKLSTSYDPRTMQGYKYPVLIHSGRATIGENAITLDNIWCDNIGILSSYYSAPIRRLKDLCLSFALFHLVVRRYFGYTCPESGLDKTRDLVLDGLLQTEQDYERAFQVIEAELAFLYDFFFTKYASIMYGNELRYYALSLTLTLVSIAAGAWSLSVLNRHGSILDSRFVETSTKDVLVTLIALAALSVSQFLQIWSYCVSDWAKLSFVCKYVAHPSWQGNTRIEKLLLCYGRPHKWLRYWRNTIGQYSVLDSFSSSYRCRLKHLLPTEKAGKPVELPMQVKRAVARTIRNSTNGHLSHGTSALMRHSMIDELCGACQINNEYTLTDTILAWHVATSICEISDTIKHPHDVHPNQVVATILSKYCTYLVAFAPTLLPGSAPETKCALDEMVKEAKEMLHDLVSPREKYEKLSELEYVVGGGRKLFTYGAVLGKALESMDNHANRWDLLADFWAELMVYIAPSNNVAGHIELLAEGGEFVTHVWALLMHAGILSVPVLQ, from the coding sequence ATGAATACAACCATGGAAGCACAAGTATGCAAAAACTACACAGAGCGTTGGGTCAACAAATATGTGGAACCAAGGAAGAGCATAGACCGTGTGGAAGGTTTTGTCATCGTCGCGGCTGTGTTTATGATCGCCCTTGCCATTCTCTCGCCCAGGAGGCGTCAATCTCGGAGCATCATTATAAGATATGGAGTGGGCGGAGTGTTTATATTGTCCTTCCCACTTCTCTCCTACACTGTGGGACTGATGCAGGCCGGGAAAATTAAAAACGAGTTGTACCCGGTGTGGGCAATGTTTCTGGCCATGCTTTTCGGAGGCACTAGCTCAATGTCTGTCCAGAAGCTCGATCAAAACAAGCAACCCATGAAGCTCTATTGTGATTGTCTCTTGTTCACGATGTGCGCCAGCACGGTATTAGGTGGTTTTATTTATACATTCGGTATGAAGCATAGTTCCAGTCGCCTTGTTCCTTTCATTGGTTGTTTGTTCGTCGTGGGATTTCTATTGGGAATTAAAATGGCCGAGCAGTGGGGTGCTGCATTCTTAGCAAGCAAACCATCATCGGACAATGGCATCAAGTGGCTGGCCCGCTACATGAAGGGTGAGCACAAACTCAGCACATCCTACGACCCTCGTACCATGCAGGGATACAAGTACCCGGTTCTAATCCATTCTGGGCGGGCAACAATTGGAGAAAATGCAATAACACTGGATAACatttggtgtgacaacatcggtaTCTTGTCATCTTACTATAGTGCTCCTATCCGTCGTCTCAAGGATCTGTGTCTCTCATTCGCATTGTTCCATCTGGTGGTTCGGCGATACTTTGGCTACACTTGTCCTGAATCTGGGCTTGACAAGActcgtgatcttgttcttgatgggCTATTGCAAACAGAACAGGACTATGAAAGAGCATTTCAAGTGATTGAAGCAGAGTTGGCTTTCCTCTACGATTTCTTCTTCACCAAATATGCCTCCATAATGTATGGCAACGAGCTAAGGTATTATGCTCTTTCACTCACCCTCACATTGGTCAGTATAGCGGCTGGTGCATGGTCTCTTAGTGTTTTGAACCGGCACGGCTCTATTTTGGACAGTCGTTTTGTAGAAACCAGCACAAAAGATGTCCTGGTTACCCTAATAGCGTTGGCTGCACTTTCGGTATCTCAGTTCCTGCAGATATGGTCTTACTGTGTCTCTGACTGGGCAAAACTATCCTTTGTTTGTAAGTACGTAGCACATCCATCATGGCAAGGGAACACCCGTATTGAGAAGCTTCTTTTATGTTATGGACGACCTCACAAGTGGCTTCGTTATTGGCGCAACACTATTGGCCAATACTCGGTTCTTGATTCCTTTAGTTCCAGCTACCGGTGTCGGTTGAAGCATCTCCTTCCAACTGAGAAAGCAGGCAAGCCTGTGGAGTTGCCAATGCAAGTGAAGAGGGCAGTGGCACGGACTATCAGAAACTCAACAAACGGCCATCTTTCACATGGAACCTCCGCACTAATGAGACACAGCATGATTGATGAACTATGCGGTGCATGCCAGATCAACAATGAATATACACTGACCGACACCATACTGGCATGGCATGTCGCGACTAGCATCTGTGAGATCTCGGATACAATCAAACACCCACACGATGTGCACCCGAATCAAGTTGTCGCCACTATCTTGTCCAAGTATTGTACCTACTTGGTCGCCTTTGCACCAACGTTGCTTCCAGGCAGTGCACCAGAAACAAAGTGTGCTCTCGATGAGATGGTaaaagaagcaaaagaaatgctACATGACCTCGTCTCTCCAAGGGAAAAGTATGAAAAACTTAGTGAACTAGAGTATGTCGTAGGTGGTGGAAGAAAATTGTTCACCTATGGTGCTGTGCTGGGGAAAGCGCTGGAGAGCATGGACAATCATGCGAACCGGTGGGACCTACTGGCAGATTTCTGGGCCGAGTTGATGGTGTATATTGCCCCATCTAACAATGTAGCTGGTCACATAGAACTTCTTGCGGAAGGAGGCGAGTTTGTGACTCACGTCTGGGCTTTGCTCATGCATGCCGGTATTTTGAGCGTCCCAGTACTACAATAA
- the LOC123080451 gene encoding uncharacterized protein, protein MNTIMEEVCKNYTEGWVNNNLEPRKSVHRVEGFVIVATVFMIALAILSPRRRQSRSIIIRYGVGGVFILSFPLLSYTVGLMQAGKIKNELYPVWAMFLAMLFGGTRSMSVQKLDQNKQLMKLYCDCLLFTMCSATVSGGFIYTFGMKHSSSRLVPIGCLFVVGFLLGIKTAEQFGAALLASKPSSDNGIKWLARYMKGEHILSTSYDPRTMQGYKYPVLIHSGRATIGENAITLDNIWCDNIGILSSYYSAPIRRLKDLCLSFALFHLVVRRYFGYTCPESGLDKTRDLVLDGLLQRAFQVIEAELAFLYDFLFTKYAFIMYGNELRYYALSLTLTLVSIAAGAWSLSVLNRHGSILDSRFVETSTKDVLVTLIALAALSVSQFLQIWSYCVSDWGKISFVCKYVAHPSWQGNTRIEKLLLCYGRPHKWLRYWRNTIGQYSVLDSFSSSYRCQLKHLLSTEKAGKPVELPMQVKRAVARTIRNSTNGHLSHGTSALMRHGMSDELCGACQINDEYTLTDTILAWHVATSFCEILDTIKRPHDVHPNQVVATILSKYCTYLVAFAPTLLPGSAPETKCALDEMVKEAKEMLHDLVSPREKYGKLSELEYVVGGGRKLFTYGAVLGKALESMDNHANRWDLLADFWAEMMVYIAPSNNVAGHIELLAEGGKFVTHVWALLMHAGILERPSTTIIP, encoded by the coding sequence ATGAATACAATCATGGAAGAAGTATGCAAAAACTACACAGAGGGTTGGGTCAACAATAATCTAGAACCAAGGAAGAGTGTACACCGCGTGGAAGGTTTTGTCATCGTCGCGACTGTGTTTATGATCGCCCTTGCCATTCTCTCGCCCAGGAGGCGTCAATCTCGGAGCATCATTATAAGATATGGAGTGGGCGGAGTGTTTATATTATCCTTCCCACTTCTCTCCTACACTGTGGGACTGATGCAGGCGGGGAAAATTAAAAACGAGTTGTACCCGGTGTGGGCAATGTTTCTGGCCATGCTTTTTGGAGGCACCCGCTCAATGTCTGTCCAGAAGCTCGATCAAAACAAGCAACTCATGAAGCTCTACTGTGATTGTCTCTTGTTCACGATGTGCAGTGCCACGGTATCAGGTGGTTTTATTTATACATTCGGTATGAAGCATAGTTCCAGTCGCCTTGTTCCCATTGGTTGCTTGTTCGTCGTGGGATTTCTATTGGGAATTAAAACGGCTGAGCAGTTTGGTGCTGCATTGTTAGCAAGCAAACCATCATCGGACAATGGAATCAAGTGGCTGGCCCGCTACATGAAGGGTGAGCACATACTCAGCACATCCTACGACCCTCGTACCATGCAGGGATACAAGTACCCGGTTCTAATCCATTCTGGGCGGGCAACAATTGGAGAAAATGCAATAACACTGGATAACatttggtgtgacaacatcggtaTCTTGTCATCTTACTATAGTGCTCCTATCCGTCGTCTCAAGGATCTGTGTCTCTCATTCGCATTGTTCCATCTGGTGGTTCGGCGATACTTTGGCTACACTTGTCCTGAATCTGGGCTTGACAAGActcgtgatcttgttcttgatgggCTATTGCAAAGAGCATTTCAAGTGATTGAAGCAGAGTTGGCTTTCCTCTACGATTTCTTGTTCACCAAATATGCCTTCATAATGTATGGCAATGAGCTAAGGTATTATGCTCTTTCACTCACCCTCACATTGGTCAGTATAGCGGCTGGTGCATGGTCTCTTAGTGTTTTGAACCGGCACGGCTCTATTTTGGACAGTCGTTTTGTAGAAACCAGCACAAAAGATGTCCTGGTTACCCTAATAGCGTTGGCTGCACTATCGGTATCTCAGTTCCTGCAGATATGGTCTTACTGTGTCTCTGACTGGGGAAAAATATCCTTTGTTTGTAAGTACGTAGCACATCCATCATGGCAAGGGAACACCCGTATTGAGAAGCTTCTTTTATGTTATGGACGACCTCACAAGTGGCTTCGTTATTGGCGCAACACTATTGGCCAATATTCGGTTCTTGATTCCTTTAGTTCCAGCTACCGGTGTCAGTTGAAGCATCTCCTTTCAACTGAGAAAGCAGGCAAGCCTGTGGAGTTGCCAATGCAAGTGAAGAGGGCAGTGGCACGGACTATCAGAAACTCGACAAACGGCCATCTTTCACATGGAACCTCCGCACTAATGAGACACGGCATGAGTGATGAACTATGCGGTGCATGCCAGATCAACGATGAATATACACTGACCGACACCATACTGGCATGGCATGTCGCGACTAGCTTCTGTGAGATCTTGGATACAATCAAACGCCCACACGATGTGCACCCGAATCAAGTTGTCGCCACTATCTTGTCCAAGTATTGTACCTACTTGGTCGCCTTTGCACCAACGTTGCTTCCAGGCAGTGCACCAGAAACAAAGTGTGCTCTCGATGAGATGGTaaaagaagcaaaagaaatgctACATGACCTCGTCTCTCCAAGGGAAAAGTATGGAAAACTTAGTGAACTAGAGTATGTCGTAGGTGGTGGAAGAAAATTGTTCACCTATGGTGCTGTGCTGGGGAAAGCGCTGGAGAGCATGGACAATCATGCGAACCGGTGGGACCTACTGGCAGATTTCTGGGCCGAGATGATGGTGTATATTGCCCCATCTAACAATGTAGCTGGTCACATAGAACTTCTTGCGGAAGGAGGCAAGTTTGTGACTCACGTCTGGGCTTTGCTCATGCATGCCGGTATTCTTGAGCGTCCCAGTACTACAATAATCCCCTAG